One part of the Schistocerca piceifrons isolate TAMUIC-IGC-003096 chromosome 2, iqSchPice1.1, whole genome shotgun sequence genome encodes these proteins:
- the LOC124773198 gene encoding PEST proteolytic signal-containing nuclear protein-like isoform X3 encodes MSKRNSRGEVTKGSPQNGPESLPDQKEDEKDKSDDDSSKKKKFSMGFGKPSEKGNDETAKKGIQIKLGMNQKNLITTNTMKAKSQAVAAVFNDDEDDEPEEMPPEARMRMRNIGRETPTSAGPNSFGKTKQGFCDSKKIFEKTMKKAMDSSTDAAKNAE; translated from the exons GGTCGCCCCAGAACGGACCAGAGTCATTGCCAGACCAGAAAGAAGATGAGAAGGATAAGTCAGATGATGACAGCTCAAAGAAGAAAAAGTTTTCTATGGGTTTTGGAAAGCCAAGTGAAAAGGGCAATGATGAGACAGCAAAGAAAGGAATTCAAATCAAACTTGGGATGAACCAG AAAAACTTGATTACAACAAATACTATGAAAGCAAAGTCACAAGCAGTAGCAGCTGTAtttaatgatgatgaggatgatgagccAGAGGAAATGCCCCCAGAAGCACGTATGAGGATGAGGAATATTGGAAG AGAAACACCGACATCAGCCGGACCAAATTCTTTTGGTAAAACAAAACAAGGTTTCTGTGAttcaaaaaaaatatttgaaaagactaTGAAAAAAGCGATGGACTCAAGTACTGATGCAGCAAAAAATGCAGAGTGA
- the LOC124773198 gene encoding PEST proteolytic signal-containing nuclear protein-like isoform X1, whose protein sequence is MNHLTMTKFILVLSVSPCSGSPQNGPESLPDQKEDEKDKSDDDSSKKKKFSMGFGKPSEKGNDETAKKGIQIKLGMNQKNLITTNTMKAKSQAVAAVFNDDEDDEPEEMPPEARMRMRNIGRETPTSAGPNSFGKTKQGFCDSKKIFEKTMKKAMDSSTDAAKNAE, encoded by the exons TGTTTCACCTTGCTCAGGGTCGCCCCAGAACGGACCAGAGTCATTGCCAGACCAGAAAGAAGATGAGAAGGATAAGTCAGATGATGACAGCTCAAAGAAGAAAAAGTTTTCTATGGGTTTTGGAAAGCCAAGTGAAAAGGGCAATGATGAGACAGCAAAGAAAGGAATTCAAATCAAACTTGGGATGAACCAG AAAAACTTGATTACAACAAATACTATGAAAGCAAAGTCACAAGCAGTAGCAGCTGTAtttaatgatgatgaggatgatgagccAGAGGAAATGCCCCCAGAAGCACGTATGAGGATGAGGAATATTGGAAG AGAAACACCGACATCAGCCGGACCAAATTCTTTTGGTAAAACAAAACAAGGTTTCTGTGAttcaaaaaaaatatttgaaaagactaTGAAAAAAGCGATGGACTCAAGTACTGATGCAGCAAAAAATGCAGAGTGA
- the LOC124773198 gene encoding PEST proteolytic signal-containing nuclear protein-like isoform X2 gives MQNISTEESVSPCSGSPQNGPESLPDQKEDEKDKSDDDSSKKKKFSMGFGKPSEKGNDETAKKGIQIKLGMNQKNLITTNTMKAKSQAVAAVFNDDEDDEPEEMPPEARMRMRNIGRETPTSAGPNSFGKTKQGFCDSKKIFEKTMKKAMDSSTDAAKNAE, from the exons TGTTTCACCTTGCTCAGGGTCGCCCCAGAACGGACCAGAGTCATTGCCAGACCAGAAAGAAGATGAGAAGGATAAGTCAGATGATGACAGCTCAAAGAAGAAAAAGTTTTCTATGGGTTTTGGAAAGCCAAGTGAAAAGGGCAATGATGAGACAGCAAAGAAAGGAATTCAAATCAAACTTGGGATGAACCAG AAAAACTTGATTACAACAAATACTATGAAAGCAAAGTCACAAGCAGTAGCAGCTGTAtttaatgatgatgaggatgatgagccAGAGGAAATGCCCCCAGAAGCACGTATGAGGATGAGGAATATTGGAAG AGAAACACCGACATCAGCCGGACCAAATTCTTTTGGTAAAACAAAACAAGGTTTCTGTGAttcaaaaaaaatatttgaaaagactaTGAAAAAAGCGATGGACTCAAGTACTGATGCAGCAAAAAATGCAGAGTGA